One window of Candidatus Baltobacteraceae bacterium genomic DNA carries:
- a CDS encoding TlpA disulfide reductase family protein, whose protein sequence is MHLQRLALRRAGVVLMVIFSLAVVAVAVHRGLREKPAAPGKPLPVLSLVELDGAPASLRPQAGVALYNVFATWCTPCAMEMPTLAAAAPRLRAHGIALIGIDQGDPPAAVRAFITRYDLSYPILIDDEKTTNALLGARIIPETVLVRNGIVAQTYVGPLTPQALDRMVGVR, encoded by the coding sequence ATGCACTTGCAACGGCTCGCGTTGCGCCGCGCCGGCGTCGTCCTCATGGTCATCTTTTCCCTCGCCGTCGTCGCGGTGGCGGTTCATCGCGGATTGCGTGAAAAGCCGGCCGCACCGGGCAAGCCCCTTCCCGTTCTTTCGCTCGTCGAGCTCGATGGCGCGCCGGCGAGCTTGCGGCCGCAAGCAGGCGTCGCGCTGTACAACGTCTTTGCAACCTGGTGCACGCCGTGTGCAATGGAAATGCCGACGCTTGCAGCAGCGGCGCCGCGGCTTCGCGCCCACGGCATCGCGCTGATCGGGATCGACCAAGGCGACCCGCCGGCGGCGGTACGTGCATTCATCACTCGCTACGACTTGAGCTATCCCATCTTGATCGACGACGAAAAAACAACGAACGCTTTGCTCGGTGCGCGTATCATCCCGGAGACCGTACTCGTGCGAAACGGCATCGTCGCGCAAACGTACGTCGGTCCGCTGACCCCGCAAGCGCTCGATCGTATGGTGGGAGTGCGCTGA
- a CDS encoding O-antigen ligase family protein, which translates to MIRSLVRPPQIAGAGISLLAVFAMLGITALSGTKTGVALALAAALGPLAAYAAICRPFVFPYALFVVLVPFDNLLALDAFGTLTRLIAIASGGAILLWLIRTRRAIMPDRAIVYWALLTAWSAATVTWAIDPSASYAHLFTFCQLVGIYAVVSFVPIDSRMLRFTMAAAIVGGCLASGYGTYVFRQGLDIAGGDRLFLANDNSIIDPNQFAAALILPIALSMVGLIRARSTALRCGCGLALLIMGGGIAVSGSRGGLLGVAVALIYVIVRDRKRILGAFIGLAALSAALLFDSNVINRFSNAASTGGAGRVDIWRVGLSALRDHFWFGAGISNFSVAYDQSFLTVSEHYYTRWHRAPHNLLLSTSVELGIVGLVILLAAWYFQFRSMRSVPMYGELSGPRIGVEGALLGLFVAAMFLDVMYTKYIWLAFMLAMMVRNAAVAPARTQPQPCAINSYPIAAPTSPTTS; encoded by the coding sequence ATGATCCGTTCGCTCGTCCGCCCGCCCCAGATCGCCGGCGCGGGAATCTCGCTGCTCGCAGTCTTTGCGATGCTCGGTATCACGGCGCTTTCCGGAACCAAGACGGGCGTCGCGCTCGCACTCGCGGCGGCGCTCGGCCCGCTCGCCGCGTACGCCGCGATCTGCAGGCCGTTCGTCTTTCCGTACGCGCTCTTCGTCGTGCTCGTTCCCTTCGACAATCTGCTCGCGCTTGATGCGTTCGGAACCCTGACGCGCTTGATAGCGATCGCCAGCGGCGGCGCCATCTTGTTATGGCTGATCCGAACCCGCCGCGCCATCATGCCCGATCGTGCCATCGTCTACTGGGCATTGCTGACGGCTTGGTCCGCGGCGACGGTGACGTGGGCGATCGATCCGTCCGCATCGTACGCGCACCTCTTCACCTTCTGCCAACTGGTCGGGATCTACGCCGTCGTGTCGTTCGTGCCGATCGATTCGCGGATGCTGCGGTTCACGATGGCCGCGGCAATCGTGGGCGGGTGCCTTGCATCGGGGTACGGAACCTACGTCTTCCGCCAGGGGCTCGACATCGCCGGCGGCGATCGCCTCTTCCTTGCCAACGACAACAGCATCATCGATCCGAACCAGTTCGCGGCAGCGCTGATCCTGCCGATCGCACTTTCGATGGTCGGACTGATCCGCGCGCGATCGACCGCTCTGCGCTGCGGATGCGGACTCGCGCTCCTGATCATGGGAGGCGGAATCGCCGTTTCCGGCTCGCGCGGCGGGTTGCTCGGGGTGGCGGTTGCTTTGATTTACGTCATCGTGCGCGATCGTAAGCGCATCCTCGGCGCGTTCATCGGTCTGGCAGCGCTGAGCGCAGCCCTGCTTTTCGATAGCAACGTGATCAACCGGTTTTCCAACGCGGCATCGACGGGCGGAGCCGGCCGGGTCGATATTTGGCGGGTCGGTCTCTCTGCGCTGCGCGATCACTTCTGGTTCGGTGCGGGCATTTCGAATTTTTCCGTTGCCTACGACCAGTCGTTCCTCACCGTCAGCGAGCACTACTACACACGCTGGCACCGGGCACCGCATAATTTGCTCTTGTCCACCAGCGTCGAACTCGGCATCGTAGGGCTCGTCATCTTGCTCGCAGCCTGGTACTTCCAGTTTCGGAGCATGCGCAGCGTCCCGATGTACGGCGAGCTTTCCGGTCCGAGGATCGGCGTCGAAGGTGCGCTCCTGGGGCTGTTCGTGGCCGCCATGTTCCTCGACGTCATGTACACGAAATATATCTGGCTCGCGTTCATGCTCGCCATGATGGTACGCAACGCAGCCGTCGCCCCGGCAAGGACTCAGCCACAACCATGCGCGATCAATTCCTACCCTATTGCCGCCCCGACCTCTCCGACGACGAGCTGA
- a CDS encoding response regulator transcription factor codes for MIAHELAGTSPDTIRLYVIEGQVLFAKALSQVFHQDKHIEVVGDAQTVDERAVTRAKPDVVILDLDGAANGLIEDIERVRTSAPNARICALTMRPAPEVMHRCLAAGADAYVIKDIMPGEFIRAVKIVAGGDTYVDPRVAGGWLRRRSTGSRRTDLNELSVRETEIIRLIAEGLSNKEISVRLTLSEKTIKNHISRIFSKLNIYARTQAAVHAIRLGLL; via the coding sequence GTGATCGCCCACGAACTAGCCGGGACCTCGCCGGATACGATTCGGCTCTATGTGATCGAAGGGCAAGTGCTCTTTGCCAAAGCTCTCTCGCAAGTGTTTCATCAAGACAAACATATCGAGGTCGTCGGCGATGCACAGACGGTGGACGAACGCGCGGTAACGCGCGCCAAACCCGATGTCGTAATCCTCGATCTCGACGGTGCTGCAAACGGACTTATCGAAGACATCGAACGCGTGCGGACGAGCGCCCCGAACGCGCGCATTTGCGCCTTGACGATGCGGCCCGCGCCCGAAGTGATGCATCGATGTCTAGCTGCCGGCGCCGATGCCTACGTGATCAAAGACATCATGCCCGGCGAATTCATTCGTGCGGTCAAGATCGTCGCCGGCGGCGATACGTACGTCGATCCGCGCGTCGCCGGCGGGTGGCTCCGGCGCCGTTCGACCGGGTCCCGGCGCACCGACCTCAACGAACTCTCGGTGCGCGAGACGGAGATCATTCGCCTCATCGCCGAAGGACTCTCGAACAAAGAGATCAGCGTGCGCCTAACCCTTTCGGAAAAGACGATCAAAAATCACATCAGCCGGATCTTCTCAAAGCTGAACATTTACGCGCGAACCCAAGCCGCCGTTCACGCGATTCGGCTGGGTCTGCTGTAG
- a CDS encoding sugar transferase: MLNTIEASNPAHEAVQEWPALPEQLGRFGTLLMVGDAAAALACIALLGLLGNATSAFLALACTFALAVAAGRYRLSYALHPRDEWYQAGAVAIAGGLVGLALSFLFGLHWLGAIAGPLVWIVAAGAIGAGLHRLRRGERRFDPAGDRLRRPYPKPSTAIELGIIRLLDVLFASLALLVCTPLLVVIALAIRFDDAGPVFFQQRRVGRDDDDFTMFKFRTMRTGAGDAWVRPGDERITRRGALLRRWSLDELPQLCNIALGEMSLVGPRPEMREYADRFAREVPLYSLRHVLRPGLTGWAQLNLPRNLEPADAPRVLACDLFYVEHVSVYLYLYCVIKTACEFFTHRAV; encoded by the coding sequence ATGTTAAACACGATAGAAGCTTCCAACCCGGCACACGAAGCAGTACAGGAGTGGCCGGCCCTTCCCGAGCAGCTCGGACGATTCGGTACGCTGCTGATGGTCGGTGACGCCGCCGCGGCGTTGGCATGTATAGCGCTTTTGGGATTGCTCGGTAACGCGACCTCTGCGTTCCTCGCGCTTGCGTGCACCTTTGCACTTGCCGTTGCAGCCGGTCGCTACCGGCTCAGCTATGCGCTGCATCCGAGAGATGAGTGGTATCAAGCCGGCGCCGTCGCGATCGCCGGCGGCTTGGTCGGACTCGCACTCTCGTTCCTCTTTGGTTTGCACTGGCTCGGAGCGATCGCCGGGCCGCTGGTGTGGATCGTCGCGGCCGGCGCAATCGGCGCAGGGCTCCATCGATTGCGGCGCGGCGAGCGGCGCTTCGATCCGGCCGGCGATCGGCTCCGTCGTCCCTATCCGAAACCGTCGACGGCGATCGAATTGGGCATAATCCGCCTGCTTGACGTGCTCTTTGCCTCGCTCGCGCTGCTCGTCTGCACGCCGCTCCTGGTCGTCATTGCGCTGGCGATTCGATTCGATGACGCCGGGCCCGTGTTCTTCCAACAGCGACGGGTCGGCCGCGACGACGACGACTTCACGATGTTCAAGTTCCGTACGATGCGTACCGGCGCGGGCGATGCGTGGGTGCGTCCCGGTGACGAGCGGATCACGCGACGGGGTGCGCTGCTGCGGCGCTGGAGCCTGGATGAGCTTCCGCAATTATGCAACATCGCACTCGGCGAGATGTCGCTGGTCGGCCCGCGTCCGGAGATGCGGGAATATGCCGACCGCTTTGCGCGGGAAGTGCCGCTATACTCGCTGCGCCACGTCTTACGGCCGGGGCTGACCGGCTGGGCGCAGTTGAATCTGCCACGCAACCTCGAGCCGGCGGACGCGCCTAGGGTGCTCGCGTGCGATCTGTTCTACGTCGAACACGTTTCGGTCTATCTCTATCTGTACTGCGTGATCAAGACGGCGTGCGAGTTCTTCACCCACCGGGCGGTTTAA
- a CDS encoding GNAT family N-acetyltransferase, translating to MSVELLPLDEWNRFDREHPAPTFFARPGWAYALQETIPALAAAPLRIRLGEKTFILPTVHAARRRSPFREYIGFPLGGYTCVLDEDGALASSAQARAVVAAVAARVDHLRIFPWPLGPALPTAGPVQPQPYEAAVIDCSDGFESAKARMRGVTRRMADQALRRGVECARAGASDLHVYYAMLEEASRAWPSGKPSLSYALLESVLNHGGDDAQLWFASVHGRPIGGGIILFGADELFFWTAAMDRDASTYRPSNALNVALLRAACERRVRWYNLGASQGLQGVERFKHDLGAASIAYHEVHVRRPAFAWYERARGLFMRGNVC from the coding sequence ATGAGCGTGGAGCTTCTCCCGCTCGATGAGTGGAACCGGTTCGACCGCGAGCATCCCGCGCCGACCTTTTTTGCTCGTCCCGGCTGGGCCTATGCGCTGCAAGAAACGATACCGGCTCTGGCCGCCGCCCCGCTGCGAATCCGCCTGGGCGAGAAGACGTTCATCCTGCCGACCGTTCACGCGGCACGGCGCCGGTCGCCGTTTCGCGAGTATATCGGATTCCCGCTCGGCGGCTATACGTGCGTCTTGGATGAGGACGGTGCGCTTGCATCGTCCGCCCAGGCACGCGCGGTCGTGGCGGCGGTCGCTGCGCGCGTCGATCATCTGCGGATCTTTCCCTGGCCGCTTGGGCCGGCATTGCCCACCGCCGGTCCGGTGCAACCGCAGCCCTACGAAGCGGCCGTCATCGATTGTTCCGACGGCTTTGAGTCGGCCAAGGCGCGTATGCGCGGCGTGACGCGGCGCATGGCCGATCAGGCGCTGCGGCGCGGCGTCGAATGCGCGCGCGCCGGCGCGAGCGATTTACACGTGTATTACGCGATGCTCGAAGAAGCGAGCCGGGCATGGCCGTCGGGCAAACCGTCGCTTTCGTATGCATTGCTGGAAAGCGTGCTCAACCACGGCGGTGACGACGCGCAGCTCTGGTTCGCGAGCGTGCATGGCCGCCCCATCGGCGGCGGCATCATTCTTTTCGGCGCGGACGAGTTGTTCTTCTGGACGGCTGCGATGGATCGTGACGCATCCACCTACCGCCCGAGCAATGCGCTCAACGTGGCGCTTCTGCGCGCCGCGTGCGAGCGCCGGGTTCGCTGGTACAACCTCGGTGCGAGCCAAGGACTGCAAGGCGTCGAGCGGTTCAAACACGATCTAGGTGCGGCGTCGATCGCGTACCACGAGGTGCACGTTCGGCGCCCGGCGTTCGCGTGGTATGAGCGAGCGCGTGGACTCTTCATGCGAGGAAACGTATGTTAA
- a CDS encoding polysaccharide biosynthesis tyrosine autokinase, translating into MNGLTTTTPMALTGGSVEPTVSDRQRELASLWRTIVRRRAAILQIFVGFVALVVIGTMVWPKSYTTTIKVIAGNENGPAADDPSTQTNLPVLNALVLASGMQTSETYAELFVETPVVQRVIDQLDLHVSPDTLLKHVTVAPITNTNILAVSVSWKDAVTSAAIANAFGQAILQRERDLVSSQANAALSNLSQQLPAAQTRMNDAQNRLTAFETTHRIANIDEQTQATITNMAALDAKLDQTQTDLQQAQAQLASDDSQMRTIPANITGNTTTAQNPVVASLQNQLTQVDVQLQQDEQQYTNKYPAVIALKAQQTQLQRQIAKEQQTVVANTSQVPNPVYQQLQQQAEQARSQAAADNAQVAELQRQLHDAQPALAALPAQAAQLADLQRSAKSAQDVYSALQQKYVDARVASETAISDVTITQPASPAGATVRPSLMLNFLISLVLGLVLGVTGALVLDYLDNSIRDEREVEEELAIPQVGSVPFVQLRNGAPIVPWVKALALDSFLQLVTNIKYSTDQPLRSLTITSPAQGDGKSTVALNVALALNEIDGSVLLVDGDLRRPSLHAKLHLPNERGLSDVLVGACSIAQAVQIDKRTGLAIMTSGTAAPNPIKLLESPRFDDLLEELYTRYKILVFDGAALANNLDSAVLAHHTTGTVLVVSQGTSDLRAASSAVKRLGRMGARNVLGFVMNRVEPRRADYAPYGEELPSLLGDDAPIVVAQH; encoded by the coding sequence ATGAACGGACTAACGACCACGACGCCGATGGCTCTGACCGGGGGCAGCGTCGAACCAACCGTCTCGGACCGCCAGCGCGAGCTCGCCTCGCTGTGGCGCACGATCGTGCGCCGGCGCGCGGCGATTCTGCAAATCTTCGTGGGCTTCGTCGCGCTCGTGGTCATCGGAACGATGGTGTGGCCCAAATCCTACACGACGACGATCAAAGTGATCGCCGGCAACGAAAACGGTCCGGCTGCGGACGATCCATCGACGCAAACGAACTTACCCGTGCTCAATGCGCTCGTATTGGCAAGTGGAATGCAGACCTCCGAAACGTACGCGGAGCTCTTTGTCGAAACGCCGGTCGTGCAGCGAGTTATCGATCAACTCGATCTACACGTGAGCCCGGACACGTTGTTGAAGCACGTGACGGTCGCGCCGATCACAAACACGAATATTCTCGCCGTTTCGGTGAGCTGGAAGGATGCGGTTACCTCGGCCGCCATCGCGAACGCGTTCGGCCAGGCGATTCTGCAGCGTGAGCGCGATTTGGTATCGAGCCAAGCAAATGCCGCGCTTTCCAACCTGAGTCAGCAGCTCCCGGCCGCCCAGACGCGGATGAACGACGCGCAAAACCGTCTTACAGCCTTCGAAACGACCCATCGCATCGCCAATATCGACGAGCAGACGCAGGCTACGATTACAAACATGGCGGCTCTGGACGCGAAGCTGGACCAAACCCAGACCGATCTGCAGCAAGCTCAGGCGCAGCTCGCGTCGGATGATTCGCAGATGCGTACGATTCCGGCCAACATCACGGGCAACACGACGACCGCGCAAAACCCGGTGGTTGCCAGCCTGCAGAATCAACTCACGCAAGTCGACGTCCAGCTCCAGCAAGACGAGCAGCAGTACACCAACAAGTATCCGGCGGTGATCGCGCTCAAGGCGCAGCAAACGCAGTTGCAGCGACAGATCGCCAAGGAACAGCAGACGGTCGTTGCCAACACGAGTCAAGTCCCCAATCCCGTCTATCAGCAGCTCCAACAGCAGGCGGAGCAGGCTCGTTCACAGGCGGCGGCCGACAACGCGCAGGTTGCGGAGCTGCAGCGTCAACTGCACGACGCGCAGCCCGCGCTCGCGGCCCTGCCGGCGCAAGCGGCGCAGCTGGCCGATCTCCAGCGCAGCGCCAAATCGGCGCAAGACGTGTATTCGGCGCTGCAGCAGAAGTACGTCGATGCGCGTGTCGCCTCGGAAACCGCCATCTCCGACGTCACGATCACCCAACCGGCGAGCCCGGCGGGCGCCACCGTGCGGCCCAGCCTGATGCTGAACTTCCTCATCTCGCTCGTTCTCGGCCTGGTGCTCGGGGTCACCGGGGCCTTGGTGCTCGATTACCTCGACAACTCGATTCGCGACGAGCGTGAAGTGGAAGAAGAGCTGGCGATTCCGCAGGTGGGCTCGGTGCCGTTCGTGCAGCTGCGCAACGGCGCACCGATCGTTCCGTGGGTCAAGGCGCTTGCGCTCGACTCGTTCCTGCAGCTGGTCACCAACATCAAATATTCGACCGACCAACCGCTGCGTTCGCTGACGATCACGAGTCCCGCGCAGGGTGACGGCAAATCCACCGTCGCGCTCAACGTCGCGCTCGCACTGAACGAAATCGACGGTTCGGTGCTGTTGGTCGACGGCGACCTGCGCCGCCCCTCTCTGCACGCCAAACTCCATCTTCCCAACGAACGCGGCCTCTCCGACGTGTTGGTCGGCGCCTGCTCGATCGCCCAGGCCGTCCAAATCGACAAGCGCACCGGTCTTGCGATCATGACCAGCGGAACGGCCGCGCCGAATCCGATCAAGTTGCTCGAATCCCCGCGCTTCGACGATCTTTTGGAGGAACTCTACACACGCTACAAAATCCTCGTGTTCGACGGCGCGGCACTGGCAAACAATCTGGATTCCGCCGTGCTCGCTCATCACACGACCGGAACCGTGCTCGTGGTCTCGCAAGGCACGAGCGATCTGCGCGCCGCAAGCAGCGCGGTCAAGCGCCTGGGACGCATGGGCGCTCGCAACGT
- a CDS encoding DegT/DnrJ/EryC1/StrS aminotransferase family protein, which yields MRDQFLPYCRPDLSDDELSGSLTALREGWLTTGPNVRAFEAQFATAAGVRHAIAVNSCTAALHVALRAFGVGSGDDVVMPSLTFVAGAQCTLELGATPVFADVDPETFSVTPETIARVLTPRTKVIMPMPYAGRPLDIAPIVELAHARGIRVLEDAAHAAGMLDRGRWSGACSDAAAYSFYATKNLTTCEGGMLLTNDDALAERARILSLHGMDRDAWKRYTASGSWRYDVTEPGYKYNLPDPLAAIGIGQLRRLAEMQARRDELAALYADGLREIPGITLQAPAQNPGDRTSWCMFVVIVDEVKAGITRDDLIEALREQNIGTSVHYIPTHLFKAYRFLRTRTVPQTERVWKRLLSLPLYPSMSDADAQDVVAAIKGAILQQTQPNRVNGGLGSRVNVQL from the coding sequence ATGCGCGATCAATTCCTACCCTATTGCCGCCCCGACCTCTCCGACGACGAGCTGAGCGGTAGCCTCACCGCTCTGCGTGAAGGCTGGCTGACGACCGGTCCAAACGTCCGCGCCTTCGAGGCGCAGTTCGCGACGGCGGCCGGCGTTCGTCATGCGATCGCCGTGAACAGCTGTACGGCCGCGCTGCACGTGGCCCTACGGGCTTTCGGCGTGGGATCCGGCGACGACGTCGTGATGCCGTCGCTGACCTTCGTCGCCGGCGCGCAGTGCACGCTCGAGCTCGGTGCGACCCCGGTCTTCGCGGACGTCGATCCCGAGACGTTCAGCGTCACGCCCGAGACGATCGCGCGCGTGCTGACGCCGCGAACGAAAGTCATCATGCCGATGCCGTACGCCGGGCGGCCGCTCGATATCGCGCCGATCGTCGAACTCGCGCATGCCCGCGGGATACGGGTTCTCGAGGACGCCGCGCACGCCGCCGGCATGCTCGATCGGGGCCGGTGGTCGGGTGCCTGCAGCGACGCGGCGGCATACAGCTTCTACGCGACCAAGAATCTCACAACGTGCGAGGGCGGCATGCTCCTGACGAACGACGATGCACTTGCCGAGCGCGCGCGGATTCTCTCCCTTCACGGAATGGACCGCGACGCCTGGAAGCGCTACACGGCCAGCGGATCGTGGCGCTACGACGTTACCGAGCCGGGTTACAAATACAACCTTCCCGACCCGTTGGCAGCCATCGGTATCGGCCAGCTCCGGCGCCTCGCGGAGATGCAAGCGCGCCGCGATGAGTTGGCCGCTCTTTACGCGGACGGTCTGCGTGAGATTCCGGGAATTACGCTGCAGGCTCCGGCGCAAAATCCCGGCGATCGCACGAGCTGGTGCATGTTCGTGGTGATCGTGGACGAGGTGAAGGCGGGGATCACACGCGATGATTTGATCGAAGCCCTGCGCGAGCAAAACATCGGTACGTCGGTTCATTACATCCCGACGCACCTGTTCAAAGCCTATCGTTTCTTACGGACGCGGACCGTGCCGCAAACCGAGCGCGTTTGGAAGCGTCTGCTCTCGCTTCCGCTCTACCCTTCGATGAGCGACGCCGACGCGCAAGACGTCGTCGCCGCCATCAAGGGTGCGATTCTACAGCAGACCCAGCCGAATCGCGTGAACGGCGGCTTGGGTTCGCGCGTAAATGTTCAGCTTTGA
- a CDS encoding polysaccharide biosynthesis/export family protein: protein MIRFLRTLLLAAGLAPAAMGASALPAQIIHPGDQLNVQVYGQQSLSENVTVMSDGTIEYPLVGRVSVGGKTVTAATADLSDKLAQYVRHPFVSIAITQLAQPNVLVLGDVKNPGKYQLRSDARVTDAIAAAGGLAEVNGALPEARISDAQGDITHVSLQRLLHDGDVTLDKSLAEGDVVYVPGPTLIDVTVNGAVDHPGVIQIPQGDKVSMAIAQAGDSTQANSDLNHVKVLRTLPDGKMQTFSINLYQALLHGDGSADIALQKGDEIYVPQMRQKTGSLLTNAGILDILGRLLIP from the coding sequence GTGATCCGTTTCCTGCGTACGCTGTTGCTCGCGGCGGGCCTAGCGCCCGCCGCGATGGGCGCATCCGCGCTCCCGGCGCAGATCATTCATCCGGGCGACCAGCTCAACGTCCAAGTCTACGGACAGCAGTCGCTTTCGGAGAACGTCACCGTGATGTCGGACGGCACGATCGAATACCCGTTGGTCGGCCGCGTGAGCGTCGGCGGTAAAACGGTGACTGCGGCTACCGCCGATCTGAGCGACAAACTCGCGCAATACGTACGGCACCCGTTCGTCAGTATCGCCATCACACAGCTTGCCCAGCCGAACGTGCTGGTCCTCGGCGACGTCAAAAACCCCGGAAAATATCAGTTGCGTTCGGATGCGCGCGTGACCGATGCGATCGCCGCTGCCGGCGGCCTTGCCGAGGTGAACGGCGCGTTGCCCGAAGCCCGCATTTCCGACGCACAGGGCGACATCACCCACGTCTCTCTGCAACGGCTCCTGCACGACGGCGACGTCACCCTGGACAAATCGCTGGCCGAAGGCGACGTCGTGTACGTGCCCGGTCCGACCCTCATCGACGTAACGGTCAACGGCGCGGTCGACCATCCCGGTGTCATCCAGATTCCGCAAGGCGATAAAGTTTCGATGGCAATCGCCCAAGCCGGCGACAGTACGCAAGCCAACTCGGACCTCAATCACGTCAAGGTTCTCCGTACACTACCCGACGGCAAGATGCAGACGTTCTCGATCAACCTCTACCAGGCACTCCTGCACGGTGACGGCAGCGCCGACATCGCGTTGCAGAAGGGCGACGAAATTTACGTTCCTCAGATGCGCCAAAAGACGGGATCGCTCTTGACCAACGCAGGCATCCTGGACATTCTCGGCCGCCTCCTCATTCCATAA
- a CDS encoding polysaccharide biosynthesis C-terminal domain-containing protein translates to MSLRNRLFADGIYAFATRIVSMLLAAALGVLTARMLGTHQRGLYVTPMVDAGIMIAAFAGLSSATSYFLLRQNAGRGVARTALLAGAMFVLAAACGATILAFLSHTLWAAPAAILSLSGPAALMIGTGYATGTHRVRVAAAMGWANSGVILAIMVVAFAAGVRAAPGAIAAWLIATNLTAIGVLTWVALDARGLPEGKASLGTFTRYAARAGMVGIVTLLNYRADVYIVAMLGTPEMLGMYTLAVSAAEALLATTQVTALVTAPHVGSMEERPAAQLAARSVRHNVLISSICCAGLAAIAPFAVHLLYGRSFMPVVPAMRVLLIGVFALSLGGPMSSYFTIRLGRPEVPLTLASASAAICIVCSFLLIPRIGLVGAALASTAAYIAGQTAAIIWFASVARIDVRTMLIPRRSDLVAYCELTVALLARKGAWGRSAGS, encoded by the coding sequence ATGTCGTTGCGCAACCGCCTCTTCGCGGATGGGATCTACGCCTTCGCGACGCGCATCGTCTCGATGCTTCTCGCCGCCGCGCTCGGCGTTCTCACCGCGCGCATGCTCGGGACCCATCAGCGGGGACTCTACGTCACGCCGATGGTCGACGCGGGCATCATGATCGCTGCATTTGCGGGTCTGAGCAGTGCGACTTCGTACTTTCTCCTCAGGCAGAACGCCGGACGCGGCGTAGCCCGCACCGCGCTCCTCGCCGGAGCGATGTTCGTGCTCGCGGCAGCCTGCGGTGCGACGATCCTTGCCTTTCTGAGCCACACGTTGTGGGCCGCGCCCGCAGCAATACTCTCGCTCTCGGGGCCGGCCGCGTTGATGATCGGGACCGGCTACGCAACCGGAACGCACCGCGTGCGCGTCGCCGCCGCAATGGGCTGGGCGAACTCCGGGGTGATTCTCGCGATCATGGTGGTCGCATTTGCCGCGGGCGTTCGCGCCGCACCCGGAGCGATCGCCGCCTGGCTGATCGCGACCAACCTCACCGCAATCGGCGTTTTGACGTGGGTCGCGCTCGACGCACGCGGTCTGCCCGAGGGAAAGGCGTCGCTTGGCACGTTCACGCGCTACGCCGCGCGCGCCGGGATGGTCGGCATCGTAACGCTGCTGAACTATCGCGCCGATGTCTACATCGTCGCAATGCTCGGCACGCCGGAGATGCTCGGAATGTACACGCTCGCGGTCAGCGCGGCCGAGGCGCTTCTAGCGACGACGCAAGTCACCGCTTTGGTTACGGCCCCGCATGTGGGCAGCATGGAGGAACGCCCCGCCGCGCAACTGGCGGCGCGCTCCGTCCGTCACAACGTGTTGATCTCGAGCATCTGCTGCGCCGGACTCGCGGCCATCGCGCCCTTTGCCGTGCATCTTCTGTATGGTCGCAGCTTCATGCCGGTCGTGCCCGCCATGCGCGTGCTGCTGATCGGCGTCTTCGCGCTCTCGCTCGGCGGGCCGATGTCGAGCTATTTCACGATCCGTTTAGGACGGCCGGAGGTACCGCTCACCTTGGCCTCTGCGTCGGCCGCGATCTGCATCGTTTGCAGTTTTCTGCTCATTCCGCGTATCGGTTTGGTGGGAGCCGCACTTGCGTCGACGGCGGCCTACATTGCGGGGCAGACCGCCGCGATCATCTGGTTTGCTTCCGTCGCCCGGATTGACGTGCGCACGATGCTGATTCCTCGCCGCAGCGACCTGGTCGCGTATTGCGAGCTCACGGTGGCGCTCTTGGCGCGCAAGGGCGCGTGGGGACGGTCGGCCGGTTCATGA